One genomic window of Camelina sativa cultivar DH55 chromosome 5, Cs, whole genome shotgun sequence includes the following:
- the LOC104785184 gene encoding zinc finger protein 8-like — protein MEETNGRRETHDFMNVNVESFSQLPFIRRTPPKEKAAIIRLFGQELVGDNSENISADSSDQTSTKNDESSENIKDKEKDKDKEKDRDKDKDKDNKDNNNNRRFECHYCFRNFPTSQALGGHQNAHKRERQHAKRGSMTSYLHHHHQPDPHHVYGFLNSHHHRHYPSWTSEPRYYGGGGHQTSSYYSRTTLPPPPSSNIPPTINGSPLGLWRVPPSTSANTIHHGVYSTSPASVFRTHEQETTKEPNWPYRLMKPNVQDHVSLDLHL, from the coding sequence ATGGAAGAAACCAATGGACGAAGAGAAACTCACGATTTCATGAACGTCAACGTTGAATCTTTCTCGCAGCTTCCTTTCATCCGCCGTACTCCGCCCAAAGAAAAAGCAGCCATTATCCGTCTCTTCGGCCAAGAGCTCGTCGGAGATAACTCCGAGAACATATCTGCAGATTCTTCTGACCAAACGTCTACCAAGAACGATGAGAGCTCTGAGAATATCAAGGACAAGGAAAAGGACAAGGACAAGGAGAAAGACAGAGACAAAGACAAGGACAAAGacaacaaagacaacaacaacaacaggagATTCGAGTGTCACTACTGCTTCAGAAACTTCCCTACTTCTCAAGCCCTAGGTGGACATCAAAACGCTCACAAACGCGAACGTCAACACGCCAAACGCGGTTCCATGACATCATaccttcaccatcatcatcagccTGACCCCCACCACGTCTACGGCTTCCTCAACAGCCACCACCACCGTCACTATCCCTCGTGGACGTCGGAACCTAGATACTACGGTGGAGGAGGACATCAAACATCGTCGTATTATTCAAGAActactcttcctcctcctccttcttcaaaTATCCCACCGACAATAAACGGAAGTCCATTAGGTTTGTGGCGTGTACCGCCTTCCACGTCAGCAAACACTATTCATCATGGCGTTTACTCAACTTCACCAGCTTCAGTGTTTAGGACGCATGAGCAAGAGACGACTAAGGAGCCTAACTGGCCGTACAGATTGATGAAACCCAATGTACAAGATCATGTGAGTCTCGATCTCCATCTttga